A single region of the Gopherus evgoodei ecotype Sinaloan lineage chromosome 3, rGopEvg1_v1.p, whole genome shotgun sequence genome encodes:
- the LOC115649444 gene encoding LOW QUALITY PROTEIN: two pore calcium channel protein 1-like (The sequence of the model RefSeq protein was modified relative to this genomic sequence to represent the inferred CDS: inserted 1 base in 1 codon; deleted 4 bases in 3 codons): MECLKDLLLAAAYVYDAQYNRNIPFETSPQAVRLYYLYNHWTMQAATYFFIFVDLFLAVFEDPAVYPLPFLATSLVEVLCLLVFFGRLVHFAKVTPRNVFWKDTKNICIMIAILVTLIDLIIYGALKISNINSIRWSRFLRPIFLINFAESRQIRRVFRSIRNTLPEITYVFLLFMFSVLCSPLMALKLFGDRNLRTVEGSPYFTNYLEIVFDLYVLVTTANSPDVMMPAFDFSWWYSLFFITYVVINTYLFMSVFLAVVYNNYRKHLKNEIRKLAYMKHHKMIEAFNILKVKEGTENVVQEAQWKKLVKLGAPYXSTSHRELLLRVSDEEQKGYVDKKSFVRLADLLNIQVIAMRIQTHPLEHWMPHVYNSAVSLFVRSMVQHKGFVWIYDVIILINAVFIALDEENPLISYAEWVFLSLYILEILLKVYTYEPRAFFAKSQFWNWFDTSIIIAALIATILNTSFKSASQYNSQQVLDIVFILRVLRLIRIVDSIQRFRVIMNTLINIVPTMLTFGGLALVVYYMFAIIGMELFQGKIQFFPRNSTAHHALECGNPALKDSLFARAKYCKNNFNDITSSFVVLMELTVVNQWHVLANGFALVTHQAAKLYFIAFHIVVVIMIINILIAFILEAFFVEYSLEKSEVETAIERKIQELGVGIQEEELCDGKLIDNMETSENDLGGEEITKKKSKGLMFKIASKRYRTVDALLQRMFEAEILPEDDGPSVEEILNLSPADVYSKNPTFDSAA; this comes from the exons ATGGAATGTCTCAAG GACCTTCTCCTGGCAGCAGCTTATGTTTATGATGCTCAATATAATAGAAACATTCCATTTGAAACCTCACCACAAGCAGTCAG ACTCTACTATCTCTATAACCATTGGACTATGCAAGCAGCCACCTACTTCTTTATCTTTGTAGACCTTTTCCTTGCTGTGTTTGAAGATCCTGCTGTGTACCCACTCCCTTTCTTG GCCACCTCGCTGGTGGAAGTATTGTGCCTTTTGGTGTTCTTCGGCCGACTGGTGCACTTCGCCAAGGTCACCCCTCGCAATGTGTTTTGGAAGGATACAAAGAATATCTGCATCATGATAGCAATACTG GTGACCTTAATTGACCTGATTATATATGGGGCACTTAAAATCTCGAACATAAACAGCATTAGATGGTCAAGATTCCTGAGGCCCATTTTCTTAATAAACTTTGCAGAAAGTCGCCAG ATCCGGAGAGTGTTCCGCAGTATACGAAACACACTGCCAGAGATCACATACGTCTTCCTGCTCTTCATGTTCAGCGTCCTG TGTTCTCCTCTCATGGCTCTGAAGCTGTTCGGTGACAG GAATCTCCGGACAGTGGAAGGATCTCCATATTTTACAAACTACCTAGAAATCGTATTTGATCTGTACGTGCTGGTGACGACAGCCAACAGCCCTGATGTCAT GATGCCGGCATTTGACTTCAGTTGGTGGTATTCCCTGTTCTTCATAACCTAC GTAGTAATCAACACCTACCTCTTCATGTCTGTCTTCCTGGCTGTTGTGTACAACAATTACAGGAAACATTTAAAG AATGAGATCCGCAAACTTGCTTACATGAAGCATCACAAGATGATAGAAGCC TTCAACATCCTAAAGGTCAAGGAGGGCACAGAGAATGTTGTTCAAGAAGCCCAGTGGAAGAAACTCGTCAAACTCGGGGCCCCAT ACAGCACTTCCCATCGAGAGCTCCTGTTGAGAGTATCCGATGAGGAACAAAAAGGTTATGTAG ACAAAAAATCTTTTGTGCGTCTGGCAGACCTTCTGAACATCCAGGTGATTGCAATGAGGATACAAACCCACCCCCTGGAGCACTGGATGCCCCATGTTTATAACTCGGCAGTGAGCCTATTCGTACGCAGCATGGTTCAACACAA GGGCTTTGTTTGGATTTATGATGTAATCATTCTAATAAACGCCGTATTCATTGCTTTGGATGAGGAAAACCCATTGATTTCCTATGCAGAGTGGGTTTTCCTTTCTTTATATATCCTCGAGATCCTCCTGAAAGTGTATACTTATGAACCCAGGGCATTCTTTGCAAAGTCCCAGTTCTGGAACTG GTTTGATACCTCCATCATTATCGCTGCTCTAATAGCTACGATTCTCAACACTTCATTTAAATCAG CAAGTCAATACAACAGCCAGCAAGTGCTGGATATTGTCTTCATACTGAGAGTCCTCCGTCTCATCAGGATTGTGGATAGCATTCAAAG ATTCCGGGTCATCATGAATACGCTCATAAACATTGTGCCGACGATGCTGACTTTTGGTGGGCTGGCTCTG GTGGTATACTACATGTTTGCTATCATTGGCATGGAACTATTCCAGGGGAAAATCCAGTTCTTTCCCAGGAATTCCACCGCCCATCATGCCCTGGAGTGCGGAAACCCTGCCTTAAAAGATTCTCTGTTTGCTCGAGCCAAATACTGCAAGAACAACTTCAATGACATCACATCTTCATTCGTTGTTCTGATGGAGCTAACTGTCGTCAATCAGTGGCATG TTCTTGCCAATGGGTTTGCCCTGGTTACTCATCAGGCTGCCAAGCTGTATTTCATTGCCTTCCACATTGTGGTGGTGATCATGATCATAAA TATTCTCATAGCATTTATCCTAGAAGCTTTCTTTGTGGAGTACTCCCTGGAAAAGAGTGAAGTAGAAACTGCCATTGAGAGGAAAATTCAAGAGCTGGGAGTAGGAATCCAAGA GGAAGAACTATGTGATGGTAAACTAATAGACAACATGGAAACCAGTGAGAATGACCTCGGAGGGGAAGAAATAACCAAGAAAAAGTCTAAAGGGCTGATGTTTAAAATAGCTTCTAAAA gGTACAGGACAGTTGATGCTTTGCTTCAGCGTATGTTTGAGGCAGAGATACTACCAGAAGATGATGGGCCATCAGTGGAAGAAATCTTAAACCTCTCCCCTGCTGATGTTTACTCAAAGAATCCCACCTTTGACAGCGCTGCATAG